A region of Liolophura sinensis isolate JHLJ2023 chromosome 8, CUHK_Ljap_v2, whole genome shotgun sequence DNA encodes the following proteins:
- the LOC135472201 gene encoding ubiquitin-conjugating enzyme E2-17 kDa-like isoform X2, whose protein sequence is MSTPARREAYERFQKVTRRSPAGVSGAPTDNNIMLWNAVIFGPHDTPFEDGTFKLTIEFTEEYPNKPPTVRFVSKMFHPNVYADGGICLDILQNRWSPTYDVSAILTSIQSLLDEPNPNSPANNVAAQLYQDNRREYTKKVRVIVEESWIHH, encoded by the exons ATGTCCACCCCAGCAAGGAGGGAGGCTTATGAGAGATTTCAAAAG GTTACAAGAAGATCCCCAGCTGGTGTCAGTGGCGCTCCAACAGATAATAATATTATGTTATGGAATGCTGTTATATTTGG GCCACACGACACACCATTTGAAGATGGAACTTTCAAGTTGACAATTGAGTTCACAGAAGAATACCCTAACAAACCTCCCACAGTTCGCTTTGTATCCAAAATGTTTCATCCAAATG tATATGCAGATGGTGGTATATGTCTGGATATATTACAAAATAGATGGAGTCCCACATATGATGTATCTGCTATTTTAACCTCTATACAA TCGCTGCTTGATGAGCCGAATCCCAACAGTCCAGCTAATAATGTGGCTGCTCAGCTTTACCAGGATAATCGGCGAGAGTACACAAAGAAAGTGAGAGTGATCGTTGAGGAGAGCTGGATACATCACTGA
- the LOC135472201 gene encoding ubiquitin-conjugating enzyme E2-17 kDa-like isoform X1, whose translation MSTPARREAYERFQKVTRRSPAGVSGAPTDNNIMLWNAVIFGPHDTPFEDGTFKLTIEFTEEYPNKPPTVRFVSKMFHPNVYADGGICLDILQNRWSPTYDVSAILTSIQSLLNDPNPNSPANNEAAQLYRENRREYEKKVAAVVQASWNEDDGDDDDETS comes from the exons ATGTCCACCCCAGCAAGGAGGGAGGCTTATGAGAGATTTCAAAAG GTTACAAGAAGATCCCCAGCTGGTGTCAGTGGCGCTCCAACAGATAATAATATTATGTTATGGAATGCTGTTATATTTGG GCCACACGACACACCATTTGAAGATGGAACTTTCAAGTTGACAATTGAGTTCACAGAAGAATACCCTAACAAACCTCCCACAGTTCGCTTTGTATCCAAAATGTTTCATCCAAATG tATATGCAGATGGTGGTATATGTCTGGATATATTACAAAATAGATGGAGTCCCACATATGATGTATCTGCTATTTTAACCTCTATACAA tcTCTTCTAAATGACCCAAATCCAAATAGTCCAGCTAACAATGAAGCGGCACAGTTGTATCGTGAAAATCGGCGGGAATACGAGAAAAAAGTAGCTGCGGTTGTGCAGGCTAGCTGGAATGAGGATGAcggtgatgatgatgacgaaACATCATAG
- the LOC135473497 gene encoding ufm1-specific protease 2-like, giving the protein MSTNVSVSCHVGVYESLQQEVHSLAGLLLGYESNNQIMVVSRSLCVQQCEDLVQLAEDTNLLQPAGISVVGVFCNSALPATKENVEKDLEKLNTKHLQNHLKLDHVAVFHKVKEATNFEDGPFLQTSCGEVSKCTVTTTNQDLLSTLQILRLRAELPVNIQVPDSAPKVRNHIIKEFNSLIQDVQSDTSTAVFHINNSPILLRSYEEGDGCPPECSTCGDILDYITTDSDAPEYMKKRRKKGQPSKTIQVSLHFQTTGEQAFHKTPSFSPVINYFSETFRMISVMLPLDVVALVDPGVRCDRLWHVLSQGVTKQLKAMEKCLINQVTPKEIKTFDIPTVYHFQPLQSQTLLTVIYPEGQTEEHLESARKELHKMFGFPTDRPLFRKANAFVFPEEVDTRGYLRSPHIGLPPSGVVGGELSLVQGHYTYHHYMQDRFDDNKWGCAYRSLQTLISWFNLQGYSSIPIPSHRDIQQALVDVGDKEPKFLGSKQWIGSFEVSICLDHFLGVSSKILSVNQGADLAYKGRELANHFQTQGTPVMIGGGVLAHTILGVDCNHETGAVKFLILDPHYTGGEDIKVIQDKGWCGWKGPEFWDQNAHYNLCLPQRNPAI; this is encoded by the exons atgtctACCAACGTGTCAGTCAGCTGTCATGTCGGGGTGTATGAA TCCTTACAGCAAGAGGTGCATTCCCTTGCTGGATTGTTGTTGGGCTATGAAAGTAACAACCAAATCATGGTGGTGTCAAGATCATTGTGCGTTCAGCAATGTGAAGATTTGGTACAGCTTGCTGAGGACACGAACCTTTTACAACCAGCAG GTATTTCTGTGGTAGGAGTATTCTGCAATTCAGCCTTGCCAGCGACAAAAGAAAATGTGGAGAAAGATCTCGAGAAGCTAAATACCAAACATTTACAG AATCACCTAAAACTAGACCATGTGGCTGTTTTCCACAAGGTGAAAGAAGCTACAAATTTTGAAGATGGTCCTTTTCTGCAAACAAGCTGTGGTGAAGTGAGCAAGTGTACTGTGACCACCACTAACCAAGACCTCCTGTCCACACTCCAGATTCTCCGTCTGCGGGCAGAGCTGCCTGTTAATATCCAAGTACCTGACTCAGCCCCTAAAG TCAGAAACCACATTATTAAGGAATTCAACAGCCTTATTCAAGATGTACAGTCAGACACAAGTACAGCTGTGTTTCACATCAACAACAGCCCTATATTACTACGATCTTATGAGGAAGGGGATGGCTGCCCACCAGAATGTAGTACCTGTGGAGATATACTGGACTATATTACTACAGATAGCGATGCACCAGAATATATGAAGAAAAGACGAAAAAAGGGTCAACCGAGTAAG ACAATCCAGGTCAGCCTGCACTTTCAAACAACAGGTGAGCAGGCCTTCCACAAGACTCCATCATTTTCACCTGTCATTAACTATTTTTCAG AGACATTCAGGATGATCAGCGTAATGTTGCCCCTTGATGTGGTGGCCCTTGTGGACCCAGGTGTACGATGTGACAGGCTCTGGCATGTTCTCTCACAGGGAGTGACCAAGCAGTTGAAGGCCATGGAGAAGTGCCTCATCAACCAAGTCACACCCAAAGAG ATCAAGACATTTGATATTCCAACAGTGTATCATTTCCAACCCCTGCAAAGCCAGACATTGTTAACTGTGATTTATCCAGAAGGTCAAACAGAAGAACATCTAG AGAGCGCAAGGAAGGAGCTTCACAAGATGTTTGGGTTCCCCACTGACAGGCCGCTGTTCAGAAAAGCTAATGCATTTGTATTCCCAGAGGAAGTGGATACAAGAGGATACCTGCGCAGCCCACACATTGGCCTTCCTCCATCAGGGG TGGTTGGAGGTGAGCTGTCCTTGGTCCAGGGTCATTACACATACCATCATTACATGCAGGACAGGTTTGATGATAACAAGTGGGGCTGTGCGTACCGGTCTCTGCAAACCCTCATCTCCTGGTTCAATCTACAGGGCTACAGTTCCATACCAATCCCATCACACAGAGATATACAACAG GCTTTGGTAGATGTTGGAGATAAGGAACCTAAGTTCCTAGGCAGCAAGCAATGGATCGGGTCCTTTGAAGTTAGCATATGTCTTGACCATTTTCTAGGG GTGTCCTCCAAAATATTGTCTGTGAACCAAGGAGCAGATCTGGCATATAAGGGAAGAGAACTGGCCAACCATTTCCAGACACAGGGGACACCTGTTATGATTG GGGGAGGTGTACTGGCTCACACAATTCTGGGTGTCGACTGTAACCATGAGACAGGGGCTGTCAAGTTTTTGATTCTGGATCCACATTACACCGGGGGAGAGGATATCAAAGTTATCCAGGATAAG GGTTGGTGTGGCTGGAAGGGACCGGAATTCTGGGATCAAAATGCCCATTACAACCTCTGTTTGCCTCAGAGAAATCCTGCAATTTAA
- the LOC135472283 gene encoding iduronate 2-sulfatase-like → MACPDMTIKTLTGRLLYLSFALCVVDCRPNVLFIVVDDLRPSLGCYGYPNVVTPNIDQLASHSMMFTNAFSQQALCGPSRTAFLLSRRPETTKKFDNVESYWRKFPGNFTTLPQHFKENGYHTVSVGKIFHPGSLSGRTDDYPYSWSEVPYHPSTEQFRDAKVCKGPGSELYCNIVCPVKVSEQPQGTLPDIQSAQYAMQFLRNRSQNGDKEQAPFFLAVGFHKPHIPLKYPEEYRKLYPLSEIHLAKDHTLPKGMPSVAWNPWEDLRRRDDVKRLNTSFPYGPVPKHFQLLMRQSYYAATTYMDDLLGQVLSTLDELGLANNTIISFIGDHGWSLGEHQEWSKFSNFEVAVRVPLIVYIPGQKEPSGKLFPYINPFDASSAEMQNSAVFSRKSIVTMTQKQMFNSAIQKDSIHVKATNALVELVDLFPTLSELAGLPVPQICPQNSSLISFCSEGVSFCPIIKNAWLSTMPNQVNWKTAVFSQYPRPSVEPQENSDQPHLKDIKIMGYSMRTPQYRYTEWVKYLKKRFVQDWSVVYARELYDHDTDPLEDNNLADDPRFSALVTMLSSLLRAGWRNALPHNKTVMLL, encoded by the exons GTGTTGTTGACTGCCGACCGAATGTGCTGTTCATTGTAGTAGATGACCTTAGACCATCCCTTGGTTGCTACGGTTACCCAAATGTGGTCACCCCTAACATAGATCAGCTTGCATCTCATTCAATGATGTTTACTAATGCATTCAGCCAG CAAGCACTTTGTGGCCCAAGTCGGACAGCATTTTTATTAAGTCGGAGGCCAGAAACAACCAAGAAATTTGACAATGTTGAAAGCTATTGGCGAAAATTTCCTGGAAACTTCACAACTTTACCACAACACTTCAAAGAGAATGGCTACCACACTGTATCTGTTGGAAAGATATTTCATCCTG GGAGTCTTTCTGGGAGGACAGATGACTACCCGTACAGTTGGTCTGAAGTCCCATATCACCCTTCAACTGAGCAGTTCAGGGATGCCAAG GTATGTAAAGGACCTGGGAGTGAGCTGTATTGTAACATAGTATGTCCTGTGAAGGTCAGCGAACAGCCTCAGGGCACATTACCAGATATTCAGAGCGCCCAGTATGCCATGCAATTTTTACGGAACAGGTCACAAAATGGAGACAAGGAACAGGCACCATTTTTTCTGGCCGTGGGCTTTCATAAGCCCCACATTCCCTTGAAGTATCCGGAGGAGTATCGAA AGTTGTATCCCTTGTCTGAGATCCACCTTGCCAAAGATCACACTCTACCAAAAGGGATGCCATCAGTGGCATGGAACCCTTGGGAAGACTTAAGGAGAAGAGATGATGTGAAAAGACTGAATACCAGCTTTCCTTATGGACCAGTGCCAAAACATTTTCAG CTGCTGATGAGACAGAGCTACTATGCAGCCACAACCTATATGGATGATTTGCTGGGACAGGTTCTGTCCACACTTGATGAACTGGGCCTTGCCAATAACACCATCATCAGTTTCATAGGAGATCATG GCTGGTCTCTTGGGGAACATCAGGAATGGTCAAAGTTCAGTAATTTCGAGGTGGCTGTTCGAGTTCCTCTGATAGTATACATTCCAGGTCAAAAAGAGCCATCAGGAAAACTTTTCCCATACATCAATCCTTTTGATGCATCTTCTGCAGAAATGCAGAATTCTGCAGTTTTTTCAAGGAAAAGCATTGTTACCATGACtcagaaacaaatgtttaataGTGCAATACAGAAAGACAGTATTCATGTAAAGGCCACCAATGCTCTAGTCGAGCTGGTGGATTTATTTCCTACTTTGTCAGAATTAGCAGGCTTGCCTGTGCCACAAATTTGTCCCCAAAACTCATCACTCATCTCATTCTGTTCAGAAGGGGTAAGTTTTTGTCCCATCATAAAAAATGCCTGGTTAAGTACCATGCCAAACCAGGTGAACTGGAAAACGGCAGTTTTCAGCCAGTATCCAAGACCTTCTGTAGAACCTCAAGAGAATAGTGACCAGCCCCATCTGAAGGATATCAAGATCATGGGCTACAGCATGCGCACTCCGCAGTACCGCTACACGGAATGGGTCAAGTACCTGAAGAAGCGCTTTGTCCAGGACTGGTCAGTGGTATATGCCAGAGAGCTGTATGACCATGACACTGACCCACTGGAGGACAATAATTTGGCCGATGACCCCAGATTCTCAGCACTTGTCACTATGCTCTCATCATTGTTACGTGCAGGCTGGAGAAATGCCTTGCCACATAACAAAACTGTGATGCTTCTGTAA